The proteins below come from a single Polynucleobacter necessarius genomic window:
- the ubiE gene encoding bifunctional demethylmenaquinone methyltransferase/2-methoxy-6-polyprenyl-1,4-benzoquinol methylase UbiE: protein MSKTHFGYQSVDEAEKAGKVAEVFHSVASKYDVMNDLMSLGLHRVWKKITIARANVRPGQKILDIAGGTGDLAAAFAKAADWGSNSDAQVWLSDINASMLGVGRDRLLDRGMALPCVQFDAEKIPFPSNHFDVVTVAFGLRNMTHKDVALAEMSRVIKPGGRVLVLEFSKPDAFLQPVYDAYSFKVLPWLGEKIAQDSESYRYLAESIRMHPDADILKETMLGVGFDDVETHRMTGGIVALHIGIKY from the coding sequence ATGAGTAAGACCCATTTTGGTTATCAAAGCGTCGATGAAGCCGAAAAGGCTGGAAAAGTCGCTGAAGTGTTTCATTCTGTAGCCAGCAAATACGATGTAATGAATGATTTAATGTCGCTCGGACTACACCGCGTCTGGAAAAAAATTACCATTGCAAGAGCGAATGTGCGCCCTGGTCAAAAGATATTGGATATTGCTGGCGGCACCGGTGATCTCGCCGCAGCTTTTGCCAAAGCTGCTGATTGGGGCAGCAACTCTGATGCACAGGTGTGGCTGAGCGACATTAATGCTTCAATGCTTGGGGTAGGCCGAGATCGTTTGCTGGACCGGGGTATGGCTTTACCTTGTGTGCAATTTGACGCAGAAAAGATTCCTTTTCCAAGCAACCACTTTGATGTGGTTACTGTTGCGTTTGGTTTGCGCAATATGACGCACAAGGATGTCGCGCTTGCCGAGATGTCCAGGGTAATTAAGCCAGGCGGTCGCGTATTGGTCCTAGAGTTCTCAAAGCCAGATGCATTCCTACAGCCCGTCTACGACGCATATTCATTCAAAGTATTACCGTGGTTGGGTGAAAAAATTGCTCAGGATTCTGAAAGCTATCGTTATCTAGCCGAATCCATTCGTATGCACCCCGATGCAGACATCCTTAAGGAAACGATGTTGGGAGTAGGTTTTGATGATGTTGAAACCCACAGAATGACTGGGGGTATCGTCGCCTTACATATTG
- a CDS encoding gamma-butyrobetaine hydroxylase-like domain-containing protein — protein sequence MIPTNIVVHQQSKVLELSYDDGSTYRLPFELLRVLSPSAEVQGHGPGQETLQTGKREVSIASMEPVGHYALKPTFSDGHDSGLYTWEYLHFLCENQEWVWRDYLNKLAAAGLDRDAPMIKQGHSCGSH from the coding sequence ATGATTCCGACGAATATTGTTGTGCATCAACAATCAAAGGTTTTGGAGCTCTCTTATGACGATGGCAGCACTTATCGTCTACCTTTTGAATTGTTAAGGGTTCTTTCACCATCCGCTGAGGTACAAGGTCATGGACCAGGACAGGAGACACTGCAAACTGGCAAACGCGAGGTATCGATCGCCAGTATGGAGCCTGTAGGGCACTATGCCTTAAAGCCCACGTTTTCGGATGGACATGACTCCGGTCTTTACACCTGGGAGTATTTGCATTTCTTGTGCGAAAACCAAGAGTGGGTATGGAGGGACTATTTGAATAAATTAGCAGCCGCAGGTCTTGATCGTGATGCGCCCATGATTAAGCAAGGCCATTCTTGTGGAAGTCATTAA